TGATATTCATGGCCAAGCCTTAGCACAGACAATCACAGTTTATGATGTGCGAATGGATTGTGAACTTATTTTGAAATCTCCCAAGGTGATCCCAACAATAGCGCAGGAATTGGATATCCCACTTTTTCACCTACAACGACTTATAGATCCCAAAAATCGATATCTGCTCATTAAGCAAAATGTCCCTCATGATGTGATAGAGCGGCTACGGTCTTATCGTACACCCGGATTGATTTTTGAAGAACGTTCTATACGAAATTACCCCAATCAAGAACTATTGGCCAACCTTCTCGGGTTTCTAAATCACAACGGCACCGGTGCTGCCGGAATTGAACGCGCCATGGACAGATACTTGTCCGGTATCCCTGGCGAGAGAGTTGTAGACAAAGACGGCCGTCAAAGGCCTATCCCTGCTTTTATACGCGATGAGACTCCACCCGTAGATGGATACGACGTTACCCTTACGATTGATTTAAGTATCCAACACATCATCGAAGAAAGCCTAGATGGCATCATGGCTGAGCACCGTCCTCACGCTGCTCATGTCATAGTTATGCGACCCAAAACCGGCGAAATTCTGGCAATGGGTAATCGACCAAGCTTTAATCCAAACTTTCGTCCTACGCAACTTTCCTCCGTCCGCAACCGCTGCCTCACCGACATCCTCGAGCCTGGATCCACCTTCAAAATCGTCACCCTAGCAGCTGCTATTAACGAAGGCCTCGTCAATCTCGATGATACCATCGACTGCGAAAACGGCCACTTCTTCTACGCAAACGAATGGCTTCGCGATACACAACCCCACGGGCTTCTCACCGTCGAAGAAATTATGATGAAATCCAGCAACATCGGCTTCGCAAAAATAGCTCTAATGCTACGCGCAGACCGCCTCTACGATTACGCTTGGCGATTCGGCTTTGGTCAACGCACCCAAATCCTCCACAACCAAGGTGAAGCCGCAGGCATCCTTCGACCTGTCCATCAATGGACAAAACTCTCTATCACACGTATCCCTATAGGTCAGGAAGTTGCGGCTACCCCGCTTCAAATGGCCAACGCGATGTGTGTCATTGCAAACGGCGGCCGCCTCATGATGCCGCGTGTGATAAAACGCATCACAGACTCTAATGGCCGAATAGAGAAAGAATACAAACCTCAAATCGTTCGACAAGTCATCACCCCTCATACCGCACGCCTCGTCTCACAATCGCTCAGAAGCGTCGTATCGCGCGATGGCACTGCGCAAGCTGCAAATATAAAAGGCTTAGAAGGCCGCGTAGCAGGAAAAACCGGCACAGCACAAAAATTTATTGACGGCAGTTACTCACGCCAAAAATACGTTTCCTCCTTTATTGGTTATTTTCCAGAAGATGACCCACAAGTCCTCATCCTCGTCATCGTCGACGAGCCAAGCAACAAGGAATTTTACGGCGGTCGAGTCGCAGCCCCTTGGTTTAGCTACATAGGTGAACAAATCGCTGAATATCTCGGCATCCCCAGAGAATCAACAAATCCCGCTCCTCAATATCCACTCCATCAAGCCAAACCCTCATCAAGATCCGTATCCATAGATCCCGAAATCTCATCCTACTACAATGCGGAGGAATACCCATGATTCTCGAAGAGCTCATCCCCATCCTCGATCCCATCGAAATCCGCGGAACCACCCGTCGCAAAATACACGGAATCTCCTACGACTCCCGTAAAACGCGACCCGGAGATTTTTTTCTCGCCTGGAGCACAGACCACACGCCACTTCAACAAATCGCGGAAGAAGCCTCAAAAAAAGGCGCCTCCGCTATCGCGCTCGAAGTGCTCCCCATCCTCAACTCCACAACCTCGACACTCATTCATGCTAAAGATATCCGAAGAAAACTCGGGCCCGTATCCGCCCATTTTTACCAACACCCAGCAAAAGACCTCACCCTCATCGGCATCACCGGCACCAACGGAAAAACAACCACCGCCTTCCTCGTTCAACACCTCTTCAATCAACTCGGTCACCCCTGTGGACTCATCGGCACCGTCCATTACGACCTCGGCCAACGCATCCTACCCGCCTCCCGCACTACTCCAGAAGGAAGCGACCTACAACACATGTTTTTTACCATGAAGCGACAAGGCCTCACCGCCGCTGCATTAGAAGTCTCCTCTCACGCTCTCCATCAAGGCCGCACTGAGGGAATCCCGTTTGATATCGCTATCTTCATGAACCTCACCCCAGACCACCTCGACTACCACGGCACCATGGAAAACTACTATCAAGCAAAAAAAATTCTTTTCACAACCCTTGCCCACACCTCAAAACCGCACCCCTTCGCAATCATCAACACAGATGACACCTACGGCTTACGCCTATCGCAAGAACTACGTGCCGAACATTTCCCACACCCAATCCAAACCTTCGGCTTTAACGTCACCGCCTCTCCCTCCATTCTCATCTCCAACCACTCCCTCCGCTCACACGGACAAAGCTTTACCCTCAGCATAAACCAGACTCAATACACAATCGAAATTCCACTAATCGGCCACTACAACGTCTACAATGCCACAGCCGCATTCGCTGCCGCATATTTCAAAGGTCTACCTCCCCCAAAAATCATCGAAACCCTCCGCCAAGCCCCCCACGTCCCAGGCCGCATGGAAAAAGCAGGCACCACACCTAATGGCGCCACCGCGATCGTAGACTACGCTCATTCCCCTGATGCAGTAGAAAAAGCACTACTCACCCTTCGGCAACTCCACCCCTCCCGCCTCACCATCGTCATCGGATGTGGCGGCAATCGCGACCGCTCAAAACGCCCTCTCATGGCACAGTCTGCCCTACAACACGCAGACTTCGCCATCTTCACAGCCGATAACCCCCGCTACGAAAGCTTGAGCGACATCCTCAACGACATGGCCGAAGGCGCTGATGCCATCGGCAAAACCAACTACCTCATTATCGAAGATCGCCGTGAAGCCATCTCCACTGCCTTGCGCCAAGCCATTCCAGGAGAAATTGTCCTCATCGCCGGAAAAGGCCATGAGACCACCCAACAAATCGGCCCCATCTTTACCCCCTTCAATGACATCGAAGTCGCCCGACAAATCATTAACCAACTCCCTCACCCCTAACTACCATGCAGCTTGCTCTCACCACTCTCCTCTCCTGGACACAAGGACGCCTGATCCAAGGTGACGCCGATACCCCCATCCAGCGCATCCACACCGATACACGATCCCTGCAACCAGGCGATCTCTTCCTCGCACTCCAAGGCGACCGCTTCGATGGACACGACTTCATCCAACAAGCCATCGATAAACACGCAGCTGCCCTTTGCCTATCCCGTCCCCCAAGCCAACCCGTTCCACCCCATCTCCCCATACTCCTCGTCAACGACACCCTCAAAGCCCTCCAATCCATAGCCGCCCACTACCGCAACTCCCTCCCTGCTGACGTTATCGCCATCGTCGGATCCAACGGCAAAACCAGCACCAAAGACATCCTCGCACAAATCCTTAGTCGCCGCTTCACCATTACCCAAACATACGCCAACTACAACAACCACATTGGTGTCCCACTCACCCTCCTCACAATTACTCCAGCCCACCATTTCGCCGTCGTAGAGCTCGGCACCAACCACCCCGGCGAAATCACCACCCTAGCTCAGATCGTCCAACCCGATCTCGTCCTCATCACCAATATCGGACGCGAACACCTCGAGTTTTTCAAAAACCAAGAAGCCGTAGCCCAAGAGGAAAGCTCCATCCTTCAGCATCTCTCCCCCGATGGACAAGCCATTCTCAACGCTGACGACCCGTGGACCCCATGGATTCAACATCGCTACCCCACCACCCCCACCACCCTCGTAGGCCTAGAATCCACCACCGCCACATGGCGTGCTGAAATTCATCACTCCTCTCTCCACTCAATTCACTTCACTCTACACTCCCCTCACGGATCGATCTCCGCAACCCTTCCTTCCCCAGCAAAATTCCTCCTCTACAACGTCCTACAAGCCTCCGCAGCCGCACACTGGGCTGGACTCAGCCTCCCCGAAATTCAAGCCGCCATCGCTCACCTCCGCTTGCCCCACCTCCGCATGCAAATCATCTCTCTCCAAAACCAACGCACCTTACTCAACGACTGCTACAACGCCAATCCAGACTCAATGATCGCTGCCCTCACCACACTCATCGAGCTAAACGACATCCCACACAAAGCCGCCATCCTCGGCTCAATGGCCGAACTCGGCGATTGCGCCCCCATAGAACACCTCGAAATAGGCCGTTTCGCAGGCTCCCATCCACTGGATTGGATCATCGCCGTAGGCCCCCACGCCGCTTCCATACAAGAAGGCGCCCTACTAAGCGGCTTCCCACCCTCCCGCATATTTATCTACCCATCTGCCTCCGAAGCCATACCACGCGCAATCGAAAAATTTCAACCTCACACAGCACTTCTCATCAAAGGCTCTAGATCTGTGGCTCTCGAAACCATCGCAGAGGCCCTACAACAACATTACCAAAACTAACCACTATGCTCTACGAACTCCACAAATTCGACGATATCTGGATCAGCGGCCTCAACGTCTTCCGTTACACCTCATTCCGAGCCATGGGAGCTGCCATCTTTGCCTTCCTCTTCTGCCTCTTCCTCGGCCCCCTTACAATACGCCTCCTGCGTCGTCTCAAGCTTGGTCAACCTCTCCGATCCAAAGAAGAAGTTCATGTCCTCGCCGATCTCCACAGCAGCAAGAAAGGCACCCCCACCATGGGAGGTATCCTCATCATCATTGCCGTCACCCTCTCTACCCTACTTTGGTGCCGCTGGGATATTTTCCTCGTCTGGATTGTCCTTGGATCCTTCCTCGCCCTCGGATTAGTCGGATTCATCGACGACTACATCAAAGTCACCCGCAAAAACTCCGAAGGCATCGCCGGACGATTCAAGCTCATCGCCCAAGCCCTCGTCGCCCTCCTCGCCGGCTACATCCTCATCCACCATCCGCAAACTACTTCCATCGTTCAGCGGCTCGACATCCCATTCATGAAGGAACCGCTAATCCACAACATGGGCTTTCTCACCCTCCCCTTCTTCATCCTCGTCGTAATGGGCGCCTCCAACGCCGTCAATCTCACCGATGGCCTAGATGGCCTAGCTGCAGGATGCACCGCCACCGTCGCCATGACTTACGCCGTCATCGCCTACGTCGCCGGCCACGTCGAATTGGCAAACTACCTCCGATTCACCTACGTTCCAGGTAGTAACGAACTCGTCATCTTCACCGCCGCCCTGGCTGGAGCAGCTCTCGGCTTCCTCTGGTATAACTGTCACCCCGCCCGCGTCTTCATGGGCGACACCGGCTCCCTTGCCATCGGCGGCGCACTCGCCGTCATCGCCATCTGCGTTTGCCAACCACTCCTCCTCGTTATCGCAGGCGGTGTCTTCGTCCTTGAAGCACTCTCCGTCATGCTTCAAGTCGCCTCCTTCAAGCTAACAGGTAAACGCATCTTCGCCATGTCCCCCCTCCACCACCACTTTGAACTCAAAGGATGGACGGAAACACAAGTCACCATCCGCTTCTGGATCCTCAGCGCCGGTTTCGCTGTCTTAGCCCTCACCAGCCTCAAGCTCAGATGAACACAGCATCCCACCCATCTCACACAATGATCCTCGGCCTCGGCCTATCCGGACTCGCCACTGCACAATGGCTCCACAAGCAAGGAGAACGCCTCACCGCATGGGACGAGCACGACACCCCTTCCTCTCGCGCCGCTGCTGAGACCCTTCGAAAACTCTCCATCCCCGTTATCCTAGGCTCTCCTCGCGACCCCAAAGTGCAATCCTTCATCTCTTCCCAAGCTCCTTTCACCCGCACCTTCATCAGCCCGGGTATAGACCCTCGCCGCCCAGAAATTCAAGCTCTCACACACGACAGCCCACTCACATCCGAGCTTGACCTCGTCGCTCCACACCTCACCTGCCCAATCATCGCAATTACAGGCACCAATGGCAAAACCACCACCACCGAGCTGATCCATCACATCCTCATCACCGCAGGTAAACGCTCCATCGCCGCCGGCAACATCGGCACTCCTATCACACAAATCCTCGATCAAATCCACCACCTAGACTACCTCGTGCTCGAGGTCAGCTCATTCCAACTTGAGCAAACCCACCTCTTCCACCCTCACATCGCCCTCATTCTTAACATCACCCCCGACCACCTCGACCGCTACGACTCCTTCGAAGCCTACGCCCGCACCAAATGGAAACTCACCGCACGCCAGACGCCCCGCGACACCCTCATCCACAACGCCAACCTCACCCCTCTCCTCCCTCCCCGCGCACAATCCATCACCTTCACAGCCTCGCCGCACCTCTATCCACACGCTGATTACAAACTTGAAAACAACCAACTCATCGCCCACGGCACCCCTTGCCTCTCCATCCAAGAAATTCAGCTCATCGGTAAACACAACGCCGAAAACCTCCTCGCCGCTCTTGCAGCCGCCGATGCCCTCCACATCCCACGCGAAGCCACCCTTCAAGCCCTCCGTTCCTACAAAGCCCAAGCCCACCGTTGCGAACCCATAGCCACCCTAAACGGCGTCCTCTACGTCAACGACTCAAAAGGCACAAACCTCGATGCCGTCGTCCGCGCCCTGGAAGCCCTCGATCGCCCCACAATCCTCATCGCTGGCGGCAAAGATAAAGACCTCGACTTCGCCAGTATCGCCCCGGCTGTCGCCCGCTACGCCCGCCATGCAGTCCTCATCGGTGAAGCCCGCCACAAAATTCAATCCGCGTGGCAAGCTCACCTCCCGACCACTTTGGCCGACTCCCTCGAGGAAGCGGTCAATCGAGCAGCTTCACTAGCCCGTGCTGGAGAAGCTGTCCTCCTCTCGCCCGGATGCGCAAGTTTCGACATGTTTCGAGACTACAAACATCGCGGCGAGACGTTTCGTCAATACGTGTTGACGAAACTTCAACCACAAAACCACATAACAACCTCAACCTAACACCAACCTATGGAAAACGAAACCCCACAAAACGAAACCGGCGGTCTTAAACTCGTGACCGTCTTCATCGCAGTGCTCGCTCTTCACGTCCTCGTGATCGGCGGCATCAGTATCTATAACCTCCTCAAAACCCCCAATCTCGACGCTGCGCACATGGACTACACCCAAGCCCCGCGTCCAGATCCGGCTAACTATAACACCTACGAGCCCAGCACTGGGACTGAGCTAACATCCACCTCATCGAGCGAACCAGCAGCAGGATTATCGAGCGTCGAGACTACAACCTCTGCACCCGCCCCTCAAAGCCCGACACCCACATTTGAGGCTCGTCTCTCCGTCCCCGAGCCCCCAGCTCCCACGGTGCAGACGCCCACTCCAGCGCCTGAGCCCGCACTAGCCACCCAAGCTCCAACGCCGCCTCAGGCAACTCCTCCCCTAGCAGCAGCAAGCCCGACTCCACCTCCCACTGCCACCACACTGCCCGAGGCGAGCATCCCTTACACTCCCCCTTCTCTCTCCGACGGAGTGCCGCCAGGATACGGAGGCATGCAGGAACCCTTCGCCACGACCACACCGGCGACGGCTCCACAACAAGTTCTCGCTGAAAATCAGACCCTACTTTCACCACCAGACCCTGCTGCGACCCCATCACCGACTGCAATCACCCATGAAATAAAGCCAGGAGAGACTCTTGGAAAAATCCGCTCCCTATATGGAGTAAGCCTCCAAGAGCTCATGGCATGGAACAACATCAAAGATCCAAACAAAATCCGCGCAGGCCAAAAACTCGTCATTCAACGTTCTGGGACTGTCACAGTTCCAGCGCCGGACACCTCGAGTCCAAGCCTTCATGCGGCTACAGCCCCCACCTCGCCGGCGCCAACAAAAACGAACGCCAAAGTGGCACAGCCGAAACCGAAAAAAACAGTCATCCCATCCAGTGTTGCCGTTCACCGTGTGGCCCCAGGCGAAACCCTCTATAGCATAGCTCGCAAGTATGATACGACCGTAGACAAAATCTTAGCTGTAAATGCCCATCAACTCACCGACCCGAGTCGTCTGCGCGTCGGCATGCGTCTCGCTTTACCAGCCCACACGACCTTAGCCAAAAAAACTAAAAAACAAACACCCGATCCCTCCAGGCAAACATCCACCGTCTCTATTCCCATCAGCACCGACATCGTAATGCGATAAATATAAAAACCGTAGGTTGGTCCGAAGTGCGCGCTCTGTCGCCGATACAGAGCGCGCCTTCAAGACAACCTACGACAACATACCCACACAGTGGTTGGTATGGGCTTAGCCGCTTTTCATAGAGCAGTCGGATATGTGCTCATCCTCACCGTCTTGTCTCTCCTGGCTCTAGGACTAGTCATGCTTTACAGCACTGGTGCAAAATACGCTCCACTCGGCCAATCCGCTGTCCTGGCTCCTCTCCAAAAACAAGCCCTTTGGCTTTTGATCGGTCTTGTCGCTGCGATCATTTTTTTTCTTCTCGATCCGCAGAAAGTCTTAGCTGCGAGTCCGTGGCTGTGTGCAATCGGCGCAATTTTATTGATCGCCTGTTTCATTCCAGGCATCGGCAAAGAAGTAAATGCTGCTCGACGTTGGGTTGAAGTTTTCGGCTTCACATTCCAACCTTCCGAATGGGCGAAATTTGCCTTTTTAACTTTTTTAGCTTGGCGTGCCGAGAAAACCTCAAAGCCTGGCTCATCGTTCTCTTGGCGTGCTCAATTGCCCGTTATCGCTGTCGTAGCCCTCTATGCAGGTTTGATTTTAGCGACGCCTGATTTGGGCACTGCAATTATTTTTTGTGTCTTACTCGTCATGGGGTTGTTTGTGGTCGGATTACCATACATACAAGCTATTTCGATTTTGTTATTCGTAGGAGTGAGTGTATTAGTCTTGGCCTTCTTTATGCCTGAACGGCGAGGGCGAATTTTGGCCTTTCTCGATCCTGAAGCTCACCGGCTCGGTGATGCATGGCAAGTCTGGCAGGCACATATCGCTTTGGGCACCGGGGGCCTATATGGGGTGGGGTTGGGAAATAGCCGTCAAAAAATGGATTATCTTCCTGAGGCGAATACTGACTTTATTTTTGCCATTATTGGCGAAGAGCTAGGCCTGTGGGTCTCTCTGACTGTTGTGCTTGCCTATGTAGTTATCGTGCTGTGCGGCGCTTGGATTGCCTATCATGCCCCGACCTTTGGTCAACGCGTCTGGGCTTTTGGACTGACGGCCGCGATCGGTCTGCAGGCCTTGGTAAACTTGGGAGTTGTCACAGCTTTACTTCCCAACAAAGGATTACCTTTGCCATTCATCAGCTACGGTGGCTCAAATCTACTGTTTTGTCTGGTCTCTATCGGTGTCTTATTAAACATACATCAAGATTGTCACCTGAGGCGGCAAGGGCTGCATGCCGTCCTTGCACGCCACACTTCATGATCATTCAGACTGTAGCCTATGAAAAACAACATTTGGATCGCATGCGGGGGCACGGGAGGGCATCTCTATCCCGGTATTGCAGTCGCTGAAGTATTAATCTCACGCGGAAACCAAGTCCGCCTTATCATCTCCAAGAAACCCGTGGATCAGTCCATCATGGAGGAATTCCCGACTATACCCACTGAGTGTATTCCGATGATAGGCTGGCCAGGTTGGAAATCTCTAAAAGCTTTGTTGTTTTTCAGCGCCTATCTTAAGACGCGTCGGCAACTTTCCGCCTTGGCTGCTCAAGAACCTCCTACGCTCATTCTCGCTATGGGCGGATTCACAAGTATCGTGCCCCTTGAAATCGGAAACAAACTCCAAGTGCCTTGCATTATTCATGAATCGAATGTCATGCCCGGGAAAGTCACCCGCCTGTGGGCAGACCGTGTAGACCGCATTTTAGTAGGTTGGCGTGAGACGATGGACTTCCTTGGAGAGAAAAAAACCCAACACACAGGCACTCCTCTACGACACGGGTTAAATCGTATTCAGCGAACTGAAGCGGCAAAAAGGCTAGAGCTCGATCCACACAAAAAAACGGTGCTCCTGATGGGAGGCAGCCAAGGCGCCCGGAGCCTGAATGCGTTGATGTTTGATGCGCTGCCCTACTTCGCGAAATATCGCGATCAATGGCAATTCATCCACATTACTGGGCCCGATGACTTAGAAAAAGGGCGTCATGCTTATTCTCCATACGG
The genomic region above belongs to Candidatus Methylacidiphilales bacterium and contains:
- a CDS encoding UDP-N-acetylglucosamine--N-acetylmuramyl-(pentapeptide) pyrophosphoryl-undecaprenol N-acetylglucosamine transferase gives rise to the protein MKNNIWIACGGTGGHLYPGIAVAEVLISRGNQVRLIISKKPVDQSIMEEFPTIPTECIPMIGWPGWKSLKALLFFSAYLKTRRQLSALAAQEPPTLILAMGGFTSIVPLEIGNKLQVPCIIHESNVMPGKVTRLWADRVDRILVGWRETMDFLGEKKTQHTGTPLRHGLNRIQRTEAAKRLELDPHKKTVLLMGGSQGARSLNALMFDALPYFAKYRDQWQFIHITGPDDLEKGRHAYSPYGFSHKVFPYLHTIQDAYSLADLVISRAGAASLTEIAAFGLPSVLVPFPYAADDHQTHNARIFSDSGAALLCHQPERTPNARGAFATMIIDLMEDAARRKDMSSKAEKLFRGRAAEAVADVVEELHEMKTKAITVKV
- a CDS encoding UDP-N-acetylmuramoyl-L-alanyl-D-glutamate--2,6-diaminopimelate ligase, which encodes MILEELIPILDPIEIRGTTRRKIHGISYDSRKTRPGDFFLAWSTDHTPLQQIAEEASKKGASAIALEVLPILNSTTSTLIHAKDIRRKLGPVSAHFYQHPAKDLTLIGITGTNGKTTTAFLVQHLFNQLGHPCGLIGTVHYDLGQRILPASRTTPEGSDLQHMFFTMKRQGLTAAALEVSSHALHQGRTEGIPFDIAIFMNLTPDHLDYHGTMENYYQAKKILFTTLAHTSKPHPFAIINTDDTYGLRLSQELRAEHFPHPIQTFGFNVTASPSILISNHSLRSHGQSFTLSINQTQYTIEIPLIGHYNVYNATAAFAAAYFKGLPPPKIIETLRQAPHVPGRMEKAGTTPNGATAIVDYAHSPDAVEKALLTLRQLHPSRLTIVIGCGGNRDRSKRPLMAQSALQHADFAIFTADNPRYESLSDILNDMAEGADAIGKTNYLIIEDRREAISTALRQAIPGEIVLIAGKGHETTQQIGPIFTPFNDIEVARQIINQLPHP
- a CDS encoding penicillin-binding protein 2 — translated: MKIIQYRVFLPIFFMVIGFTAVSLRLIHIQLIHQEKYKQYAEKRHVGKIPLPARRGSIFDIHGQALAQTITVYDVRMDCELILKSPKVIPTIAQELDIPLFHLQRLIDPKNRYLLIKQNVPHDVIERLRSYRTPGLIFEERSIRNYPNQELLANLLGFLNHNGTGAAGIERAMDRYLSGIPGERVVDKDGRQRPIPAFIRDETPPVDGYDVTLTIDLSIQHIIEESLDGIMAEHRPHAAHVIVMRPKTGEILAMGNRPSFNPNFRPTQLSSVRNRCLTDILEPGSTFKIVTLAAAINEGLVNLDDTIDCENGHFFYANEWLRDTQPHGLLTVEEIMMKSSNIGFAKIALMLRADRLYDYAWRFGFGQRTQILHNQGEAAGILRPVHQWTKLSITRIPIGQEVAATPLQMANAMCVIANGGRLMMPRVIKRITDSNGRIEKEYKPQIVRQVITPHTARLVSQSLRSVVSRDGTAQAANIKGLEGRVAGKTGTAQKFIDGSYSRQKYVSSFIGYFPEDDPQVLILVIVDEPSNKEFYGGRVAAPWFSYIGEQIAEYLGIPRESTNPAPQYPLHQAKPSSRSVSIDPEISSYYNAEEYP
- the ftsW gene encoding putative lipid II flippase FtsW, encoding MGLAAFHRAVGYVLILTVLSLLALGLVMLYSTGAKYAPLGQSAVLAPLQKQALWLLIGLVAAIIFFLLDPQKVLAASPWLCAIGAILLIACFIPGIGKEVNAARRWVEVFGFTFQPSEWAKFAFLTFLAWRAEKTSKPGSSFSWRAQLPVIAVVALYAGLILATPDLGTAIIFCVLLVMGLFVVGLPYIQAISILLFVGVSVLVLAFFMPERRGRILAFLDPEAHRLGDAWQVWQAHIALGTGGLYGVGLGNSRQKMDYLPEANTDFIFAIIGEELGLWVSLTVVLAYVVIVLCGAWIAYHAPTFGQRVWAFGLTAAIGLQALVNLGVVTALLPNKGLPLPFISYGGSNLLFCLVSIGVLLNIHQDCHLRRQGLHAVLARHTS
- the murF gene encoding UDP-N-acetylmuramoyl-tripeptide--D-alanyl-D-alanine ligase; translation: MQLALTTLLSWTQGRLIQGDADTPIQRIHTDTRSLQPGDLFLALQGDRFDGHDFIQQAIDKHAAALCLSRPPSQPVPPHLPILLVNDTLKALQSIAAHYRNSLPADVIAIVGSNGKTSTKDILAQILSRRFTITQTYANYNNHIGVPLTLLTITPAHHFAVVELGTNHPGEITTLAQIVQPDLVLITNIGREHLEFFKNQEAVAQEESSILQHLSPDGQAILNADDPWTPWIQHRYPTTPTTLVGLESTTATWRAEIHHSSLHSIHFTLHSPHGSISATLPSPAKFLLYNVLQASAAAHWAGLSLPEIQAAIAHLRLPHLRMQIISLQNQRTLLNDCYNANPDSMIAALTTLIELNDIPHKAAILGSMAELGDCAPIEHLEIGRFAGSHPLDWIIAVGPHAASIQEGALLSGFPPSRIFIYPSASEAIPRAIEKFQPHTALLIKGSRSVALETIAEALQQHYQN
- the murD gene encoding UDP-N-acetylmuramoyl-L-alanine--D-glutamate ligase — its product is MNTASHPSHTMILGLGLSGLATAQWLHKQGERLTAWDEHDTPSSRAAAETLRKLSIPVILGSPRDPKVQSFISSQAPFTRTFISPGIDPRRPEIQALTHDSPLTSELDLVAPHLTCPIIAITGTNGKTTTTELIHHILITAGKRSIAAGNIGTPITQILDQIHHLDYLVLEVSSFQLEQTHLFHPHIALILNITPDHLDRYDSFEAYARTKWKLTARQTPRDTLIHNANLTPLLPPRAQSITFTASPHLYPHADYKLENNQLIAHGTPCLSIQEIQLIGKHNAENLLAALAAADALHIPREATLQALRSYKAQAHRCEPIATLNGVLYVNDSKGTNLDAVVRALEALDRPTILIAGGKDKDLDFASIAPAVARYARHAVLIGEARHKIQSAWQAHLPTTLADSLEEAVNRAASLARAGEAVLLSPGCASFDMFRDYKHRGETFRQYVLTKLQPQNHITTST
- the mraY gene encoding phospho-N-acetylmuramoyl-pentapeptide-transferase; its protein translation is MLYELHKFDDIWISGLNVFRYTSFRAMGAAIFAFLFCLFLGPLTIRLLRRLKLGQPLRSKEEVHVLADLHSSKKGTPTMGGILIIIAVTLSTLLWCRWDIFLVWIVLGSFLALGLVGFIDDYIKVTRKNSEGIAGRFKLIAQALVALLAGYILIHHPQTTSIVQRLDIPFMKEPLIHNMGFLTLPFFILVVMGASNAVNLTDGLDGLAAGCTATVAMTYAVIAYVAGHVELANYLRFTYVPGSNELVIFTAALAGAALGFLWYNCHPARVFMGDTGSLAIGGALAVIAICVCQPLLLVIAGGVFVLEALSVMLQVASFKLTGKRIFAMSPLHHHFELKGWTETQVTIRFWILSAGFAVLALTSLKLR
- a CDS encoding LysM peptidoglycan-binding domain-containing protein, with protein sequence MENETPQNETGGLKLVTVFIAVLALHVLVIGGISIYNLLKTPNLDAAHMDYTQAPRPDPANYNTYEPSTGTELTSTSSSEPAAGLSSVETTTSAPAPQSPTPTFEARLSVPEPPAPTVQTPTPAPEPALATQAPTPPQATPPLAAASPTPPPTATTLPEASIPYTPPSLSDGVPPGYGGMQEPFATTTPATAPQQVLAENQTLLSPPDPAATPSPTAITHEIKPGETLGKIRSLYGVSLQELMAWNNIKDPNKIRAGQKLVIQRSGTVTVPAPDTSSPSLHAATAPTSPAPTKTNAKVAQPKPKKTVIPSSVAVHRVAPGETLYSIARKYDTTVDKILAVNAHQLTDPSRLRVGMRLALPAHTTLAKKTKKQTPDPSRQTSTVSIPISTDIVMR